One Georgenia wutianyii DNA segment encodes these proteins:
- the nusG gene encoding transcription termination/antitermination protein NusG yields the protein MTEETVHTTAQGEVPDDVPTDLPGAEAESLAAQEESDVADEDTSPVEEPVEAETAVDEQAEEVSPEEEFRRELRMLPGHWYVVHSYAGYEKRVKANLENRIQSLNMEEYIFQVEVPMEDVVEIKNSQRKLVSRVRIPGYVLVRMDLTDESWGAVRHTPGVTGFVGHTHQPVPLTEDEVFSMLAPALAPKESAKADSGAGTTSTPIEVEFSVGESVTVTDGPFETLPATISEITPESQKLKVLVSIFGRETPVELSFSQVAKI from the coding sequence GTGACTGAGGAGACCGTGCACACCACGGCCCAGGGCGAGGTTCCAGACGACGTCCCCACCGACCTGCCGGGTGCAGAGGCCGAGAGCCTCGCCGCGCAGGAGGAGAGCGACGTCGCCGACGAGGACACGAGCCCTGTCGAGGAGCCCGTCGAGGCGGAGACCGCCGTCGACGAGCAGGCCGAGGAGGTCTCCCCCGAGGAGGAGTTCCGCCGCGAGCTGCGCATGCTGCCGGGCCACTGGTACGTCGTGCACTCCTACGCGGGCTACGAGAAGCGCGTCAAGGCGAACCTCGAGAACCGCATCCAGAGCCTCAACATGGAGGAGTACATCTTCCAGGTCGAGGTTCCGATGGAGGACGTCGTCGAGATCAAGAACTCCCAGCGCAAGCTCGTCAGCCGGGTCCGTATCCCGGGCTACGTGCTCGTGCGCATGGACCTGACCGACGAGTCGTGGGGCGCGGTGCGCCACACGCCCGGTGTCACCGGCTTCGTCGGCCACACCCACCAGCCGGTGCCGCTCACCGAGGACGAGGTCTTCTCGATGCTCGCCCCGGCGCTCGCGCCCAAGGAGTCGGCCAAGGCCGACTCCGGCGCCGGCACTACGAGCACCCCGATCGAGGTCGAGTTCTCCGTGGGCGAGTCCGTCACGGTCACCGACGGCCCCTTCGAGACGCTTCCCGCGACGATCTCCGAGATCACCCCGGAGTCCCAGAAGCTCAAGGTGCTCGTCTCGATCTTCGGCCGGGAGACCCCGGTCGAGCTGTCGTTCTCCCAGGTCGCCAAGATCTGA
- the htpX gene encoding zinc metalloprotease HtpX: MDAGRRHLNGVKTAALFGVMWAVLLGIGGLIANGTGSGAFIWLFALIGLATTFYSYWNSDKIAIRAMGARPVSEAEAPAMYRIVRELSTTARQPMPRLYVSPTMQPNAFATGRNPRNAAVCCTAGILQILDERELRGVLGHELMHVYNRDILTSSVAAAIAGLITSAAQFLLFFGGGRDRGGNPLAMLATAILAPVAASLIQLAISRTREYDADEDGARLTGDPMALASALAKLERGTAAAPLRPDPRLEDVSHMMIANPFRGGGMTKLFATHPPMADRIARLEQMAGYR; this comes from the coding sequence ATGGATGCTGGTCGCCGGCACCTGAACGGGGTGAAGACCGCTGCGCTGTTCGGCGTCATGTGGGCGGTGCTCCTGGGGATCGGGGGTCTCATCGCCAACGGCACCGGCTCGGGGGCGTTCATCTGGCTCTTCGCGCTCATCGGCCTGGCCACGACGTTCTACAGCTACTGGAACTCGGACAAGATCGCGATCCGCGCGATGGGGGCCCGCCCGGTCTCCGAGGCCGAGGCGCCGGCGATGTACCGCATCGTGCGCGAGCTCTCCACCACCGCGCGCCAGCCCATGCCGCGGCTGTACGTCTCCCCGACGATGCAGCCCAACGCCTTCGCCACGGGTCGCAACCCCCGCAACGCGGCCGTGTGCTGCACGGCGGGGATCCTGCAGATCCTCGACGAGCGTGAGCTGCGCGGGGTGCTGGGCCACGAGCTCATGCACGTCTACAACCGCGACATCCTCACGTCCTCGGTGGCGGCGGCGATCGCCGGGCTCATCACCTCGGCCGCCCAGTTCCTGCTCTTCTTCGGCGGCGGCCGGGACCGCGGCGGCAACCCGCTGGCGATGCTCGCCACGGCGATCCTCGCGCCGGTCGCGGCCTCCCTCATCCAGCTCGCGATCTCCCGCACCCGGGAGTACGACGCGGACGAGGACGGCGCCCGGCTCACGGGTGACCCGATGGCCCTGGCCTCGGCGCTGGCCAAGCTCGAGCGGGGCACCGCGGCCGCGCCGCTGCGCCCGGACCCGCGCCTCGAGGACGTCTCGCACATGATGATCGCCAACCCCTTCCGGGGCGGCGGCATGACCAAGCTCTTCGCCACCCACCCGCCGATGGCCGACCGCATCGCCCGCCTGGAGCAGATGGCCGGCTACCGCTGA
- a CDS encoding protein kinase family protein, whose amino-acid sequence MDEALTQAERDDVALLTGPGAREILQAALAAEGAALGRWEVHTVHHRPGAGVTVGYTVSARGQDDYLCATTGRVTAPAGDGLVRLESGGSVVHVWRHPADPELPALGDACSPAGLAGRLGVARPPAVELLAYRPLRRAVVRARGEALADGQVYAKVVRPRTLRDLATRHRLLTEAGVPAPEVLLAAEDGLLVIRSGRGASLASELARGMGTARARATLENVVAVLDRLPAAVLDLPRRAAWAERADHYGHAASVVLPEHRARIERLAAGVGAALGRTDPGPVVPTHGDLYEANLLMAADRVSAVLDVDSVGPGHRVDDLACLLAHVSVLPHLAPRTYPQVPAVLATWTEMCSRWVDPGALRARAAGVVLSLVAGARRREAPDWRVDAEGRLAEAERWLAGA is encoded by the coding sequence ATGGACGAGGCGCTGACCCAGGCGGAGCGGGACGACGTCGCCCTGCTCACCGGCCCCGGGGCGCGCGAGATCCTCCAGGCGGCGCTGGCCGCCGAGGGTGCGGCGCTCGGCCGGTGGGAGGTCCACACCGTGCACCACCGGCCGGGCGCGGGGGTGACCGTGGGCTACACGGTGTCCGCGCGGGGGCAGGACGACTACCTGTGCGCCACGACCGGCCGGGTCACCGCACCCGCGGGCGACGGGCTGGTGCGGCTGGAGAGCGGCGGCAGCGTGGTCCACGTGTGGCGCCACCCGGCCGACCCGGAGCTGCCCGCCCTCGGGGACGCGTGCTCGCCCGCGGGGCTGGCCGGGAGGCTGGGCGTGGCCCGGCCCCCCGCCGTCGAGCTCCTCGCCTACCGTCCGCTGCGACGCGCCGTCGTCCGTGCGCGCGGTGAGGCGCTCGCCGACGGGCAGGTCTACGCCAAGGTCGTGCGGCCCAGGACGCTGCGCGACCTCGCCACCCGGCACCGGCTGCTCACCGAGGCCGGGGTGCCCGCCCCGGAGGTCCTCCTCGCCGCGGAGGACGGCCTGCTCGTCATCCGCTCGGGGCGTGGCGCCTCCCTCGCGTCCGAGCTCGCCCGCGGCATGGGTACGGCGCGGGCGCGGGCGACCCTCGAGAACGTCGTCGCCGTCCTGGACCGGCTGCCCGCGGCCGTGCTCGACCTGCCGCGGCGCGCGGCGTGGGCCGAGCGTGCCGACCACTACGGACACGCCGCGAGCGTCGTCCTGCCCGAGCACCGCGCGCGCATCGAACGGCTCGCGGCGGGGGTCGGCGCGGCGCTGGGCCGCACCGACCCGGGGCCGGTGGTCCCGACCCACGGCGACCTCTACGAGGCGAACCTCCTCATGGCTGCCGACAGGGTGAGCGCGGTGCTCGACGTGGACTCCGTCGGGCCCGGCCACCGCGTGGACGACCTCGCGTGCCTCCTCGCGCACGTGAGCGTGCTGCCGCACCTCGCGCCCCGGACCTACCCGCAGGTGCCGGCCGTCCTCGCGACGTGGACCGAGATGTGCTCGCGGTGGGTGGACCCCGGCGCGCTGCGCGCACGGGCCGCCGGCGTGGTGCTGTCCCTCGTCGCGGGGGCACGGCGGCGCGAGGCCCCCGACTGGCGGGTGGACGCCGAGGGCCGGCTCGCGGAGGCGGAGCGCTGGCTCGCCGGCGCCTGA
- a CDS encoding adenosine deaminase gives MRDLTTLPKTHLHLHFTGSMRPATLAELADEAGVRLPPALLDGVALRVPASERGWFRFQRLYDAARAVVRSEAAMRRIVREAAEDDAAEGSRRLEIQVDPTSYAPFVGGLTPALEIVLDEARSASRATGVEVAVVVAASRMRHPLDARTLARLAVHHQPDGVVGFGLSNDERRGDTSLFAGAFSIARRAGLASLPHGGELLGPDHVRDVLAHLGPTRLGHGVRLADDLSLLEKVTEAGITLELAPASNVALGVYPTAADVPLRRLFEAGAQIALSADDPLLFVSRLADQYRIAREDHGMDDAQLAELARMSVRGSLASEASKRRWLAEIDDWLAAPAAPPSGPTV, from the coding sequence GTGCGGGACCTCACGACGTTGCCGAAGACCCACCTGCATCTGCACTTCACCGGCTCGATGCGGCCCGCGACGCTGGCCGAGCTCGCCGACGAGGCCGGGGTCCGCCTCCCGCCCGCGCTGCTCGACGGCGTCGCGCTCCGGGTACCGGCGAGCGAGCGCGGCTGGTTCCGCTTCCAACGCCTCTACGACGCCGCCCGCGCCGTCGTGCGCTCGGAGGCCGCGATGCGCCGCATCGTCCGCGAGGCCGCCGAGGACGACGCCGCCGAGGGCTCGCGCCGCCTGGAGATCCAGGTCGACCCGACGTCCTACGCCCCGTTCGTCGGAGGGCTCACCCCGGCGCTGGAGATCGTCCTCGACGAGGCCCGGTCGGCGAGCCGCGCCACCGGGGTGGAGGTCGCCGTCGTCGTGGCCGCCTCGCGCATGCGCCACCCGCTCGACGCTCGCACGCTGGCCCGGCTGGCGGTGCATCACCAGCCTGACGGCGTCGTCGGCTTCGGGCTGAGCAACGACGAGCGCCGCGGGGACACGAGCCTGTTCGCCGGAGCCTTCTCGATCGCCCGCCGGGCCGGGCTCGCCAGCCTCCCGCACGGCGGGGAGCTGCTCGGCCCGGACCACGTCCGCGACGTCCTCGCCCACCTCGGACCCACGCGGCTGGGCCACGGGGTGCGGCTCGCCGACGACCTGTCGCTGCTGGAGAAGGTCACCGAGGCCGGCATCACCCTCGAGCTCGCGCCGGCGAGCAACGTCGCCCTCGGCGTCTACCCCACGGCCGCCGACGTCCCGCTGCGCCGCCTGTTCGAGGCGGGGGCGCAGATCGCCCTCAGCGCCGACGACCCGCTCCTGTTCGTCTCCCGGCTCGCCGACCAGTACCGCATCGCCCGCGAGGACCACGGCATGGACGACGCCCAGCTCGCCGAGCTCGCGCGCATGTCGGTCCGGGGCAGCCTCGCCTCCGAGGCGAGCAAGCGGCGCTGGCTCGCGGAGATCGACGACTGGCTGGCCGCGCCCGCCGCCCCGCCGTCCGGGCCGACCGTCTAG
- a CDS encoding MaoC family dehydratase, protein MSDLVVGDELFTRTFTVDRALLVRYAGASGDFNPIHYNERVAREVGLDGVIAHGMATMGLAAAAVTEWAGDPGAVLDYGVRFTRPIVVPDPGEVELEVTGKVGALDPEAGTVRVDLTARAAGVTVLAKAQALVRTR, encoded by the coding sequence ATGAGCGACCTCGTCGTCGGGGACGAGCTGTTCACCCGCACCTTCACCGTCGACCGGGCGCTGCTCGTGCGCTACGCCGGCGCCTCCGGGGACTTCAACCCGATCCACTACAACGAGCGGGTCGCCCGCGAGGTGGGCCTGGACGGCGTCATCGCCCACGGGATGGCGACGATGGGCCTGGCCGCGGCCGCCGTCACCGAGTGGGCCGGGGACCCGGGCGCCGTCCTGGACTACGGCGTGCGCTTCACCAGGCCGATCGTCGTTCCGGACCCGGGCGAGGTCGAGCTCGAGGTCACCGGCAAGGTCGGAGCCCTCGACCCCGAGGCCGGGACCGTGCGGGTCGACCTCACCGCCCGCGCCGCGGGCGTCACCGTGCTCGCCAAGGCCCAGGCGCTGGTCCGGACCCGGTGA
- the rplA gene encoding 50S ribosomal protein L1, which translates to MTTRSKNYRSAAEKIDRSQVYAPLEAVRLAKAGATAKFDSTVEVAFRLGVDPRKADQMVRGTVSLPHGTGKTARVIVFAVGERAAQAEAAGADVVGGDELIEKVAGGWTDFDAAVATPDLMGKVGRLGRVLGPRGLMPNPKTGTVTMDVAKAVNEIKGGRIEFRVDKNSNLHFIIGKASFSDEQLVENYAAALDEILRLKPSSSKGRYISKATMTTTMGPGIPLDATLTRNLASDSPS; encoded by the coding sequence ATGACCACGCGCAGCAAGAACTACCGCTCGGCGGCCGAGAAGATCGACCGCTCGCAGGTCTACGCCCCGCTCGAGGCCGTCCGCCTCGCCAAGGCCGGCGCGACCGCCAAGTTCGACTCGACCGTCGAGGTCGCCTTCCGTCTCGGCGTCGACCCCCGCAAGGCCGACCAGATGGTCCGCGGCACCGTGAGCCTGCCCCACGGCACCGGCAAGACCGCCCGCGTCATCGTCTTCGCCGTCGGTGAGCGTGCGGCGCAGGCCGAGGCCGCCGGCGCCGACGTCGTCGGTGGCGACGAGCTCATCGAGAAGGTCGCCGGCGGCTGGACGGACTTCGACGCCGCCGTCGCCACCCCGGACCTCATGGGCAAGGTCGGTCGTCTCGGCCGCGTCCTGGGCCCCCGCGGCCTCATGCCCAACCCGAAGACGGGCACGGTGACCATGGACGTCGCCAAGGCCGTCAACGAGATCAAGGGCGGCCGGATCGAGTTCCGTGTCGACAAGAACTCCAACCTGCACTTCATCATCGGCAAGGCCTCCTTCTCCGACGAGCAGCTCGTCGAGAACTACGCCGCCGCCCTGGACGAGATCCTGCGTCTCAAGCCGTCCTCCTCGAAGGGCCGCTACATCTCCAAGGCGACGATGACGACGACGATGGGCCCGGGCATCCCGCTCGACGCGACCCTGACCCGCAACCTCGCGTCGGACAGCCCGTCCTGA
- the rpmG gene encoding 50S ribosomal protein L33, with translation MASKSSDVRPKITLACEQCKERNYITKKNRRNNPDRLEMKKHCPRCNVHTTHRETR, from the coding sequence GTGGCCAGCAAGTCCAGTGACGTTCGCCCGAAGATCACTCTCGCCTGCGAGCAGTGCAAGGAGCGGAACTACATCACGAAGAAGAACCGGCGGAACAACCCCGACCGGCTCGAGATGAAGAAGCACTGCCCGCGCTGCAACGTTCACACCACGCACCGCGAGACCCGCTGA
- a CDS encoding pyridoxal phosphate-dependent aminotransferase: MTENTSTPTIPSPRRVSARLAAIAESATLAVDAKAKALKAAGRPVIGFGAGEPDFATPQYIVDAAVAAAQEPVNHRYSPAKGLPVLREAIAAKTLRDSGYEISPDQVLVTNGGKQAVYEAFAAIIDPGDEVLLPAPYWTTYPEAIALAGGSAVEVFAGTDQDYLVTVEQLEAARTDRTKALLFCSPSNPTGAVYSPEQTAAIGRWAHANGIWVVTDEIYEHLVYDDAEFTSILKVVPELADTTIVLNGVAKTYAMTGWRVGWLVGPADVVKAATNLQSHLTSNVSNVSQRAALAAVAGDLSAVETMREAFDERRRTMVRMLREIDGVEVPTPRGAFYAYPNVEGLLGRTFRGRTPRTSAELAELILEEVEVAVVPGEAFGPSGYLRLSYALGMDDLVEGISRMQDLLR; this comes from the coding sequence GTGACCGAGAACACGAGCACCCCGACCATTCCGTCCCCGCGGCGCGTGTCCGCCAGGCTCGCGGCGATCGCCGAGTCCGCGACCCTCGCCGTGGATGCCAAGGCGAAGGCGCTCAAGGCCGCCGGTCGGCCCGTCATCGGGTTCGGCGCCGGCGAGCCGGACTTCGCCACCCCGCAGTACATCGTCGACGCGGCCGTCGCCGCGGCGCAGGAGCCGGTCAACCACCGCTACTCCCCCGCCAAGGGCCTGCCGGTCCTCCGCGAGGCGATCGCGGCCAAGACGCTGCGCGACTCGGGCTACGAGATCTCCCCCGACCAGGTCCTCGTGACCAACGGTGGCAAGCAGGCGGTCTACGAGGCGTTCGCCGCGATCATCGACCCGGGCGACGAGGTCCTCCTCCCCGCTCCGTACTGGACGACCTACCCCGAGGCCATCGCGCTCGCCGGTGGCAGCGCCGTCGAGGTCTTCGCGGGGACGGACCAGGACTACCTCGTCACCGTCGAGCAGCTCGAGGCCGCCCGGACCGACCGGACCAAGGCGCTGCTGTTCTGCTCGCCGTCCAACCCGACCGGCGCCGTCTACTCCCCCGAGCAGACCGCAGCCATCGGCCGCTGGGCGCACGCGAACGGCATCTGGGTCGTCACCGACGAGATCTACGAGCACCTCGTCTACGACGACGCCGAGTTCACCTCGATCCTCAAGGTCGTCCCCGAGCTGGCCGACACGACGATCGTGCTCAACGGCGTCGCCAAGACGTACGCGATGACCGGCTGGCGCGTGGGCTGGCTGGTCGGCCCGGCCGACGTCGTCAAGGCCGCGACGAACCTCCAGTCGCACCTCACGTCCAACGTCTCCAACGTCTCCCAGCGGGCCGCCCTCGCCGCCGTCGCCGGGGACCTGTCCGCCGTCGAGACGATGCGCGAGGCCTTCGACGAGCGCCGACGCACGATGGTGCGAATGCTCCGCGAGATCGACGGTGTCGAGGTCCCGACGCCGCGGGGCGCCTTCTACGCCTACCCGAACGTCGAGGGGCTGCTCGGCCGCACGTTCCGCGGCCGCACGCCCCGGACGTCCGCCGAGCTCGCCGAGCTCATCCTCGAGGAGGTCGAGGTGGCCGTGGTCCCGGGCGAGGCGTTCGGCCCGAGCGGGTACCTGCGGCTGAGCTACGCGCTCGGCATGGACGACCTCGTCGAGGGCATCAGCCGAATGCAGGACCTCCTGCGCTGA
- a CDS encoding UDP-N-acetylmuramate dehydrogenase, with protein MSPNATTPTLADLTTLRVGGPVGRLVDTDTEADLVAAVQAADDEGTPLLVLGGGSNLLASDDVFPGVVVRDRRRGIERREQYACAGAFVAVPAGQPWDEVVATAVEEGWRGIEALSGIPGSTGATPVQNVGAYGQEVADTLETVRVYDRLTRRVRSLVASELGLGYRTSVLKRSLTDPAAGGGRTWGPTGRYVVLEVGFQLALGTSSAPVRYAELARTLGVGLGERAPAARVREAVLELRRGKGMVLDDADHDTWSAGSFFTNPILTTEQADTLLPADAPRFPVEDRSRPSLGGEPRTVEGLVKTSAAWLISRAGFERGYGDPERAALSGKHVLALTNRGRASAADILGLAAHIRDAVRDRFGIALVPEPVVVGLDL; from the coding sequence GTGAGCCCGAACGCGACCACCCCCACGCTGGCCGACCTGACCACCCTGCGCGTCGGCGGACCCGTCGGCCGGCTCGTCGACACCGACACCGAGGCCGACCTCGTCGCCGCCGTCCAGGCGGCCGACGACGAGGGCACCCCGCTGCTCGTCCTGGGCGGTGGCTCCAACCTCCTCGCCTCCGACGACGTCTTCCCGGGCGTGGTCGTGCGCGACCGGCGGCGCGGCATCGAGCGGCGTGAGCAGTACGCGTGCGCCGGTGCGTTCGTCGCGGTGCCCGCCGGCCAGCCGTGGGACGAGGTCGTGGCGACCGCCGTCGAGGAGGGCTGGCGGGGGATCGAGGCGCTGTCCGGCATCCCGGGCTCCACCGGCGCCACGCCCGTCCAGAACGTCGGTGCCTACGGCCAGGAGGTCGCCGACACCCTCGAGACCGTCCGGGTCTACGACCGGCTGACCCGTCGCGTCCGTTCGCTCGTCGCCTCGGAGCTGGGCCTGGGCTACCGCACGAGCGTGCTCAAGCGCTCGCTCACCGACCCGGCCGCCGGAGGCGGACGCACCTGGGGACCCACGGGCCGCTACGTCGTCCTCGAGGTCGGCTTCCAGCTCGCCCTGGGGACGTCCTCCGCCCCGGTGCGGTACGCCGAGCTGGCCCGCACCCTCGGCGTGGGGCTCGGCGAGCGCGCCCCGGCCGCCCGGGTCCGCGAGGCGGTCCTCGAGCTGCGACGCGGCAAGGGCATGGTCCTGGACGACGCCGACCACGACACCTGGTCCGCGGGCTCCTTCTTCACCAACCCGATCCTCACCACCGAGCAGGCGGACACGCTGCTGCCCGCCGACGCGCCCCGCTTCCCGGTCGAGGACCGCTCCCGGCCGTCCCTCGGGGGCGAGCCGCGCACCGTCGAGGGGCTGGTGAAGACCTCCGCCGCGTGGCTCATCTCCCGCGCGGGCTTCGAGCGGGGCTACGGCGACCCCGAGCGGGCCGCACTGTCGGGCAAGCACGTCCTGGCCCTCACCAACAGGGGCCGGGCGAGTGCGGCGGACATCCTCGGGCTCGCCGCGCACATCCGCGACGCCGTGCGGGACCGGTTCGGCATCGCGCTCGTGCCCGAGCCGGTCGTCGTCGGCCTGGACCTCTAG
- the secE gene encoding preprotein translocase subunit SecE, translated as MSESASTTSGKPERAGRPAGPGATKKRGLFARIALFVRQVIAELKKVVRPTRNELFTFFVVVIVFVLAIMAYVGVIDLGFGRLALWVFGG; from the coding sequence GTGAGTGAGTCCGCGAGCACGACCTCGGGCAAGCCCGAGCGTGCCGGTCGCCCGGCTGGTCCGGGTGCGACGAAGAAGCGTGGCCTCTTCGCCCGGATCGCACTCTTCGTGCGCCAGGTGATCGCCGAGCTGAAGAAGGTCGTCCGGCCGACCCGTAACGAGCTGTTCACGTTCTTCGTCGTCGTCATCGTCTTCGTGCTGGCGATCATGGCCTACGTGGGCGTGATCGACCTGGGCTTCGGGCGGCTCGCGCTGTGGGTGTTCGGCGGCTGA
- a CDS encoding YajQ family cyclic di-GMP-binding protein, whose product MADSSFDVVSKIDRQEVDNAVNQAAKEIAQRYDFKGVGASVAWSGEDAILLTANSPERVLAVLDVLQTKLIKRGVSLKALDTGDDEPKPSGKEYRLVAALKEGLSSENAKKITKLIRDEGPKGVKTQITGDEVRVSSKSRDDLQEVIALLKGADIDAALQFVNYR is encoded by the coding sequence ATGGCCGACTCGTCCTTCGACGTCGTGAGCAAGATCGACCGCCAGGAGGTCGACAACGCCGTCAACCAGGCCGCCAAGGAGATCGCCCAGCGGTACGACTTCAAGGGCGTGGGGGCGTCCGTCGCGTGGAGCGGCGAGGACGCCATCCTCCTCACGGCCAACTCCCCCGAGCGCGTGCTCGCCGTCCTGGACGTCCTGCAGACCAAGCTCATCAAGCGCGGGGTGTCCCTCAAGGCGCTCGACACCGGTGACGACGAGCCCAAGCCCTCGGGCAAGGAGTACCGCCTCGTGGCGGCGCTCAAGGAGGGGCTGAGCTCGGAGAACGCGAAGAAGATCACCAAGCTCATCCGCGACGAGGGCCCCAAGGGCGTCAAGACCCAGATCACCGGGGACGAGGTGCGGGTCTCCTCCAAGAGCCGCGACGACCTCCAGGAGGTCATCGCCCTCCTCAAGGGCGCCGACATCGACGCCGCGCTCCAGTTCGTCAACTACCGCTGA
- a CDS encoding FAS1-like dehydratase domain-containing protein, with product MTDSAARPTSVNTTLVGRSFSPTETYQVSAVKIAEMAAATGSAHPAHTDRDAARALGYDDVVAPPTFAVVVAQRAEQAYIADPESGIDFSRVVHAEERFTHHRPIVAGDLLRTTVHVDAVTERAGVAMVSTRAEIVDDDGAPVATVRSTLAVRGEGR from the coding sequence GTGACCGACAGCGCAGCCCGCCCCACCAGCGTCAACACGACGCTCGTGGGGCGTTCTTTTTCCCCGACCGAGACCTACCAGGTGTCCGCCGTGAAGATCGCCGAGATGGCCGCGGCCACCGGCTCGGCGCACCCCGCCCACACCGACCGGGACGCCGCCCGCGCGCTCGGCTACGACGACGTCGTCGCCCCGCCGACCTTCGCCGTCGTCGTCGCGCAGCGGGCCGAGCAGGCGTACATCGCCGACCCCGAGTCCGGCATCGACTTCTCCCGCGTGGTCCACGCCGAGGAGCGCTTCACCCACCACCGCCCGATCGTCGCCGGGGACCTCCTGCGCACCACCGTCCACGTCGACGCCGTCACCGAGCGGGCGGGCGTCGCGATGGTGAGCACCCGGGCCGAGATCGTCGACGACGACGGCGCCCCGGTCGCCACCGTGCGCTCCACCCTCGCCGTGCGGGGGGAGGGCCGATGA
- the rplK gene encoding 50S ribosomal protein L11, which yields MPPKKKVAGLIKLQIQAGAATPAPPIGPALGQHGVNIMEFCKAYNAATESQRGNVIPVEITVYEDRSFTFVTKTPPAAELIKKAAGVAKGSGTPHTAKVGSLTMAQVREIAEGKMVDLNANDVDAAAKIIAGTARSMGITVTD from the coding sequence ATGCCTCCCAAGAAGAAGGTTGCAGGCCTGATCAAGCTCCAGATCCAGGCCGGCGCCGCGACCCCCGCGCCGCCGATCGGCCCCGCGCTCGGTCAGCACGGCGTGAACATCATGGAGTTCTGCAAGGCGTACAACGCGGCGACCGAGTCGCAGCGTGGCAACGTCATCCCGGTGGAGATCACGGTCTACGAGGACCGTTCCTTCACCTTCGTCACCAAGACGCCGCCGGCGGCCGAGCTCATCAAGAAGGCTGCGGGCGTCGCGAAGGGCTCCGGCACCCCGCACACCGCGAAGGTCGGCTCCCTCACCATGGCCCAGGTCCGCGAGATCGCCGAGGGCAAGATGGTCGACCTCAACGCCAACGACGTCGACGCCGCCGCGAAGATCATCGCCGGCACCGCCCGCTCCATGGGCATCACCGTCACGGACTGA
- a CDS encoding MFS transporter, with amino-acid sequence MTAAAVAGRRAAVAVVVVFALNGFLFANWVSRLPAVRDALGLTPGQMGLLLLVGSVGSLLALPAAGAVAQRWGTAPTVRGSSLVAAGGFVVVILGLLAGSVPVLALGLLVAQVGIAGWDVAMNVEGGVVEHAISREIMPRFHAGFSIGTVAGAGVGAVAALLRVPVTVHLAVVAVVVVLGVLVATRGFLPHVPAPTRGSRRRGLAAALAGWREPRTVLVGVMVLAFALTEGAANDWVALAVVDGFETSDAVGAVGFGVFVVAMTLMRLAGERLLARFGRVTVLRATTLVALAGLLLFALSPWLWLAFAGAFLWGLGAALGFPAGMSAAGDEPLHAAMRVSVVASIGYLAFLCGPPLLGLLAEHVGYRYALLAIAGPLLLGFVVSGAARPLADTRPARV; translated from the coding sequence GTGACCGCCGCCGCAGTGGCGGGCCGCCGCGCCGCGGTGGCCGTCGTCGTCGTCTTCGCACTCAACGGGTTCCTCTTCGCCAACTGGGTCTCGCGCCTGCCGGCCGTCCGGGACGCGCTCGGGCTGACTCCCGGGCAGATGGGCCTGCTGCTGCTCGTCGGCTCCGTCGGGTCGCTGCTCGCCCTCCCGGCAGCCGGCGCGGTCGCGCAGCGCTGGGGGACCGCCCCGACCGTCCGGGGCTCGTCGCTCGTCGCGGCCGGCGGCTTCGTCGTCGTCATCCTCGGGCTCCTCGCGGGGTCCGTCCCCGTGCTCGCGCTCGGGCTGCTCGTCGCGCAGGTGGGCATCGCGGGCTGGGACGTGGCGATGAACGTCGAGGGCGGCGTCGTCGAGCACGCGATCTCCCGCGAGATCATGCCGCGGTTCCACGCCGGCTTCTCGATCGGCACCGTCGCGGGAGCCGGGGTCGGCGCGGTCGCGGCCCTGCTCCGCGTCCCGGTGACCGTCCACCTCGCGGTCGTCGCCGTCGTCGTCGTGCTCGGGGTGCTCGTGGCGACCCGGGGCTTCCTGCCCCACGTCCCGGCACCCACGCGGGGCAGCCGCCGCCGAGGGCTCGCCGCGGCGCTGGCGGGGTGGCGCGAGCCCCGCACCGTCCTCGTCGGCGTCATGGTGCTCGCCTTCGCCCTCACCGAGGGGGCCGCGAACGACTGGGTCGCCCTCGCCGTCGTCGACGGCTTCGAGACGTCCGACGCCGTCGGGGCGGTCGGTTTCGGTGTCTTCGTCGTGGCGATGACGCTCATGCGCCTGGCGGGGGAGCGGCTGCTCGCCCGCTTCGGCCGCGTCACGGTGCTGCGCGCCACGACCCTCGTCGCGCTCGCCGGCCTGCTCCTCTTCGCCCTCTCCCCGTGGCTGTGGCTCGCGTTCGCCGGGGCGTTCCTCTGGGGCCTGGGGGCGGCGCTCGGCTTCCCGGCCGGGATGAGCGCGGCGGGCGACGAGCCGCTCCACGCCGCCATGCGGGTGTCGGTGGTCGCCTCGATCGGCTACCTCGCCTTCCTCTGCGGACCGCCGCTGCTCGGACTGCTCGCCGAGCACGTCGGCTACCGGTACGCGCTCCTCGCCATCGCCGGCCCGCTCCTCCTCGGCTTCGTCGTCAGCGGGGCCGCCCGGCCCCTCGCGGACACCCGTCCGGCCCGCGTGTGA